The Sulfurospirillum diekertiae genomic sequence AGTTATTGGAGCGGGGAAATGGGGGCAAGCACTTCAGTTTGCGCTCTCTCGCAATTTTACATGTAAGATTACTTCGCGCCAACAAAAATCTATTGAAAATTTTGTAAACCTTGAAGAAGCATTAACCTGTCAATATCTCATTTTTGCACTTCCTGCACAAGTGGTTCGTGGTTGGTTGGAAACGCATTTTAGCTTTAGTGGTCAAAAGATTTTGGTTGCTGCTAAAGGAATCGAGCAGGGAAGTGGGGCATTTTTAAATGAAATTTTTGCAAATTTTGTTCCTGAAGATCATCTTAGCTTCCTCTCAGGTCCTTCGTTTGCAAGTGAAGTGATACAAGGGCTTCCTACCGCTCTTGTCATCAATTCTACTAATGATATACTTGCTAAAGAGTTTGCTTCATTTTTCCCTTCATTTATCAAAACTTATACTTCAAAAGATGTTATTGGTGCAGAAGTCTGTGGTGCTTATAAAAATGTTCTCGCCATTGCCAGCGGTATTTGTGATGGATTAAGGTTGGGAAATAACGCAAGGGCTAGTTTAATCGCCAGAGGGCTTGTGGAGATGCGCCGTTTTGGTAAGTATTTTGGAGCACAGGATGAAACTTTTTTAGGTTTGAGTGGCGCAGGTGATCTGTTTTTAACAGCTTCCAGTACACTTTCACGTAATTATCGTGTGGGTCTTTTTTTAGCTGAAGGCAAAAAACTTGAAGATATTTTGATCGCTCTTGGTGAAGTTGCTGAAGGTGTTTTTACCTCTGCAGCCATTTTTGAGCTCTCTTTGAAACATACCATTTATACTCCCATTGCGCATGAAATAGCATTGATCCTCAAAGGTAAAGAGCCTCGTATCAGTGTTAAAGATTTATTGGCTGATTGATGATGTTTAGGCTTCTCCTTTCCTGCTTTTTTTTTCTCCACACTTATGTATGCAAAAACACCTTCGCTCGAAGAGATGATTGCCCAAATGATTGTGATTGGTTTTGAAGGGGTAAAAGAAGGCGATAAATGGGTGGATCAGATTGCTAAAGATATTAAGCGCGAAAAAATTGGTGGAATTCTTTTAACCGATAAAAATA encodes the following:
- a CDS encoding NAD(P)H-dependent glycerol-3-phosphate dehydrogenase, giving the protein MSIAVIGAGKWGQALQFALSRNFTCKITSRQQKSIENFVNLEEALTCQYLIFALPAQVVRGWLETHFSFSGQKILVAAKGIEQGSGAFLNEIFANFVPEDHLSFLSGPSFASEVIQGLPTALVINSTNDILAKEFASFFPSFIKTYTSKDVIGAEVCGAYKNVLAIASGICDGLRLGNNARASLIARGLVEMRRFGKYFGAQDETFLGLSGAGDLFLTASSTLSRNYRVGLFLAEGKKLEDILIALGEVAEGVFTSAAIFELSLKHTIYTPIAHEIALILKGKEPRISVKDLLAD